In Fusarium oxysporum Fo47 chromosome IX, complete sequence, the following proteins share a genomic window:
- a CDS encoding kinase-like domain-containing protein produces the protein MVSAHLLRAARIRISVPSIAVAFFPTYVRQYHGGQTPAQEYRCDVDAEPMHRYRPGGYHPVALGDSLSDGRYKVLHKLGWGSYSTTWAAKDQTHDRYVALKITVAEARRSRDTEIFQSLAASPRNHEGSCYVNQMWDQFTLIGPNGSHDCLVLDLVGPNIADIIDSHCRGDRLPSHAAKSISRQVLQGIDYLASNGIGHGDLHTRNIALEIPELHLLSERDLIARLGDPEMGLVTRRDGKPLSSNIPTCIVRPSSFRHKDVQRLLSSPSIKIIDFGEAFFNHDTLNTLHTPLPVRAPEIVFGDRLNNRVDLWSTGCLVITT, from the exons ATGGTTAGTGCGCACCTTTTGAGGGCGGCGCGGATACGGATCTCGGTTCCATCAATTGCTGTTGCCTTCTTTCCAACCTACGTACGTCAATATCACGGCGGCCAAACACCAGCACAAGAGTATAGATGTGATGTTGACGCTGAACCAATGCACCGCTATCGACCAGGTGGCTACCATCCCGTTGCATTAGGCGATTCCCTCAGCGATGGACGGTATAAAGTCCTTCATAAGCTTGGCTGGGGCAGCTATTCGACCACTTGGGCCGCCAAGGACCAGAC GCATGATCGCTATGTTGCACTCAAGATCACAGTTGCCGaagcgagaagaagtcgagataCCGAAATATTCCAAAGCCTTGCTGCTTCACCAAGAAATCACGAGGGGTCGTGTTACGTGAACCAAATGTGGGATCAATTCACTCTTATTGGCCCCAATGGCTCACACGATTGTTTAGTATTGGATCTCGTTGGGCCCAATATTGCAGACATCATTGATAGCCACTGCAGAGGTGACAGACTGCCGTCTCACGCTGCAAAGTCGATCTCGAGACAGGTATTGCAAGGGATCGATTATCTTGCTTCCAACGGCATCGGGCATGGTG ACCTTCACACTAGGAATATTGCTCTGGAGATTCCGGAGCTGCATTTGCTAAGCGAGAGAGATTTAATTGCTAGGCTTGGTGACCCTGAGATGGGCTTAGTCACCAGGCGAGACGGCAAGCCCTTGTCATCCAATATACCAACATGTATCGTCCGACCTTCATCTTTCAGACACAAGGACGTCCAACGTCTGCTCTCGTCGCCATCTATCAAGATAATTGACTTTGGTGAAGCTTTCTTCAACCACGATACGCTCAATACATTACATACCCCGCTACCAGTACGCGCACCAGAGATTGTGTTTGGAGACCGACTCAATAACCGAGTAGACTTATGGAGCACAGGATGTCTGGTAATCACCACCTGA
- a CDS encoding kinase-like domain-containing protein has protein sequence MEAICIPASVLSLVSSLTELVRAVQYLRCRMDNEHENYLRSLGKLEDVIDRIRTKLPKVNGVIPKDLGETIDLATKRAIEDVGSTRQLLGRVLHDTGTTSSRAATWGTRRPNYTSKTTSARSRELVQVSQETATFVGLLDTFEGADHYALDPPFYDFGNSSRSIFDDVEAIKPGGTSQVFRVGIHLSHIPDYGGESRKEVTFAVKTIYYGTPKDYARERDAYQRLSLAQNPHPHIVPLLASYRMESKYHLVFPLADCDLAMYWRSEPKPSNDKRTLEWFGSQMRGLADALSTVHGQNSQGKDLYGVHGDIKPENILCFGADNKWTTFALADFGSSYFLTPEEKDMPKGLKHTPVYRAPELDTTGAMTQAYDIWSLGCVFTEAIMWFCHGKAGISKLIQTRLDDEDNSPNRDAFFRLRYDKRGGLTAKLKPEVHRLLISLRESCQSSLFIDDMLYLVLEGMLKVNMSERMSAREIFEALTQMCLKLESDPAYSEPRGTNDMEMALSHTTPHFSARSISLTTLRFQVHTNQNARQRLDRTVDATYYTNVTTQSDAGTQLSLKPRFACPFHKAGILVSVHHRACEGPGWIDVNKVKEHLFRCHLPKKYRGKHICRRCDTSFETDELLLAHQHQEAPCPKRKPEAIYGMLSREQAARLRSLKRKSSKESEEDRWFDIYRIAFPSFNRMLENVSPYHESNTTSLSTLNSTSSNGISQYKDYLRNRGAEEYAAKLAKMGISVTLEAAAKLLELQVKDLETFDETMREPVRAYGIPTDADHEKTGNSAPSDLSGSSDLFGPIKLLARYADDEEH, from the exons ATGGAGGCCATTTGTATTCCTGCTTCTGTCTTGAGCCTTGTCAGCTCCTTAACTGAACTTGTGAGAGCGGTTCAATATCTTCGTTGTCGAATGGACAATGAGCACGAGAACTATCTTCGCTCTTTGGGAaagcttgaagatgtcatCGACAGGATTCGTACAAAGCTCCCCAAGGTCAATGGAGTCATTCCTAAGGACCTGGGAGAAACCATCGATCTCGCCACAAAGAGAGCTATTGAAGACGTCGGTAGTACTAGGCAGTTGCTTGGCAGGGTTTTGCACGATACTGGCACAACTTCGTCTAGAGCGGCAACTTGGGGAACTCGTCGGCCAAATTATACTAGCAAGACAACTTCTGCGCGATCGAGAGAGCTCGTACAAGTGTCGCAGGAAACTGCAACTTTCGTTGGTCTTTTAGACACTTTTGAGGGAGCTGATCACTACGCGCTTGATCCGCCATTCTACGATTTCGGAAACTCTTCCAGGTCCATCTTCGACGACGTTGAAGCTATAAAGCCCGGAGGGACGTCGCAGGTGTTTCGAGTTGGAATCCACCTGAGCCACATTCCCGACTATGGGGGAGAAAGCAGAAAAGAAGTCACATTCGCTGTAAAAACCATCTACTATGGAACTCCCAAAGACTACGCACGCGAGCGAGACGCTTATCAAAGACTGAGTCTTGCACAAAACCCTCATCCCCACATCGTACCTCTTCTTGCTTCGTACCGGATGGAAAGCAAGTACCACCTCGTCTTTCCGTTGGCTGATTGCGATCTCGCTATGTATTGGCGAAGCGAGCCAAAACCATCGAATGACAAGCGCACCCTTGAGTGGTTCGGAAGTCAGATGAGAGGGCTTGCAGATGCCTTGTCCACTGTTCATGGACAAAACAGCCAAGGGAAAGATTTGTATGGGGTTCATGGTGATATCAAACCAGAGAATATCCTTTGCTTTGGTGCTGATAATAAATGGACAACATTTGCTCTCGCGGACTTTGGATCTTCATACTTCCTTACACCTGAAGAGAAAGATATGCCGAAGGGCCTCAAACATACACCAGTCTACCGCGCCCCCGAACTCGACACGACTGGGGCCATGACACAGGCCTACGATATCTGGAGTCTTGGCTGTGTGTTTACGGAAGCCATCATGTGGTTCTGTCACGGCAAAGCTGGCATCTCGAAGCTAATCCAAACTCGACTCGATGACGAAGACAACAGCCCCAATCGAGATGCCTTCTTCCGATTGCGTTACGATAAGCGAGGTGGCCTCACGGCGAAACTCAAGCCTGAGGTACACAGA CTGCTGATATCCCTTCGTGAGAGCTGTCAGTCGTCCCTCTTCATCGATGACATGCTCTATCTCGTCCTGGAAGGGATGCTCAAAGTCAACATGAGCGAGAGAATGTCAGCTCGGGAGATCTTCGAAGCTTTGACGCAAATGTGCCTGAAGTTGGAAAGTGACCCAGCTTATTCTGAACCTCGTGGCACTAACGATATGGAAATG GCTCTCTCTCATACTACTCCACATTTCTCGGCAAGGAGTATTTCGCTAACGACTTTGCGATTCCAGGTCCACACGAATCAGAATGCCAGGCAGCGACTCGACCGAACGGTCGATGCGACTTATTACACCAACGTCACAACCCAGAGCGATGCTGGTACGCAACTCAGTTTGAAGCCGCGCTTTGCATGCCCCTTTCACAAGGCAGGTATACTGGTCTCCGTTCACCATCGAGCTTGTGAAGGTCCAGGGTGGATTGATGTCAACAAAGTCAA GGAACATCTCTTCCGCTGCCACCTTCCAAAGAAGTACAGAGGCAAACATATTTGCCGCCGATGCGACACCAGCTTCGAAACAGACGAGCTCCTCCtggctcatcaacatcaagaggcGCCATGCCCTAAAAGGAAGCCAGAGGCAATTTACGGCATGTTGAGTAGAGAACAAGCTGCTCGACTCCGTTCCCTCAAGAGGAAGTCATCGAAAGAAAGTGAAGAGGACCGATGGTTCGATATCTACCGGATCGCATTTCCGAGCTTCAATCGGATGCTGGAGAATGTCTCACCAT ATCACGAATCCAACACCACCTCCCTCAGTACCTTAAACTCAACAAGCTCGAACGGAATATCTCAGTACAAAGACTATCTCCGCAACCGTGGTGCCGAAGAGTATGCCGCCAAATTAGCGAAAATGGGCATCAGCGTCACACTCGAGGCAGCTGcaaagcttctcgagctgcAGGTCAAGGACCTTGAGACCTTTGATGAGACCATGAGAGAGCCTGTTCGTGCCTACGGAATTCCAACTGATGCAGATCACGAGAAGACCGGAAACAGTGCCCCCTCAGATCTCAGTGGCTCATCTGATCTTTTCGGCCCAATTAAGCTGCTGGCCAGATatgcagatgatgaggaaCATTGA